In Helicobacter sp. MIT 21-1697, the sequence GCTTGCCTCACTCACTTTTGCATTATATGCCTCTGCAGGCGTGGCATTTAAACGTTCCAAATACGCATTATTCATAAAGGCGTGTGTGTAGGTATCTATCATCTGCCCCAGCTCTTGTAATGTGTGGAGATTGGTTTGATTGCTCTTTTGTCCTCTTTTAAGCCGCCTTTGAGCGCGAGAGAAGAAAAACTCAATGGCTTGTCTTTGGCTCACGCTATGCCCGATGTAGCCTTTAATCCATTCCATAAGGTGATTTTGCAAACGCGCAAAGTTGCGCTCCACATAGGGCTTACACCACCCAGCGTATGCCCTAGATTTGATATGCTTAATATCAAGGCGCGTAAGCACCTCTTTGGTATATTTACTCACAAATGCGCTGCCATTGTCGCTTTTAATGCACTTTGGTTTGCCATAGGTGGTGATATATTTTGCAATGGCGCGGGAGACACCAAGCGCATTTTCAGTATCGCTGATATGGAAGCTACACACGCCGCTATAAGTATCAATAAG encodes:
- a CDS encoding integrase catalytic domain-containing protein, with the protein product MISYCVLERYVKAYLKSHPIESKIIYRGEDAAVGNFLPALGQSNWAVDSINQIVEIDATSIDAVIDVSEIARNLGLEVADVEKWQKRFVLISLIDTYSGVCSFHISDTENALGVSRAIAKYITTYGKPKCIKSDNGSAFVSKYTKEVLTRLDIKHIKSRAYAGWCKPYVERNFARLQNHLMEWIKGYIGHSVSQRQAIEFFFSRAQRRLKRGQKSNQTNLHTLQELGQMIDTYTHAFMNNAYLERLNATPAEAYNAKVSEAS